The genomic interval CAAAGTGAAAACTCGAAGTCATGGCCAATCTTGGGCCTAATTCCAGTTGAATGATAAAGCAAACTAGACACTAGATTGAGAGTGTGAAAGAAGACCTCTCAAAAGGTCCCTAAAATCAGAGTAGCATTACCTTTCCAGTTAGCATCAGCAAATGACAACCAGGTGCAATGAACAAAAAAGCCACACCCTCCACCTTCAAACAgcaatcaaataaatatgttttttttttttgttttatatgtgtatatccttatttgtttttgcaaaGTTCTTCCAACTAAAACGCTGGAGATTAAAGGTCAAAAGGAGCAGTAGTTTGGTTAGTTCCATTAGTAGTAGAGGGGATGttgcagtagcagtagtatcaCAGTAAGAGAAGCCGTACTGCAGATGCTTGCTGATCGACAGCAGTAAGAGGCAAAGGAGTCAGCATTGTATCCCTCCCACTCCAGCAAGTCCAGAGACCACTGGTACAGAGGGTAGGCCTTGgacagggcaaaaaaaaaaaacaacaaaaaaaaactgtcacaaGCAAAACTGTGGACTATATATAAAGATTTGGAGGAGTAAAGATATACCCTCTTTGTAAGGATGGTAAAACAAATCTGAAAGGTTGATCCTTTTGCTTCAGGTTTGAACCCTGGTCATACTCAGGGTTCTCCATTTTTTCCTCTCCTTAGTGGACTGTAAACTATGAAGGGAAGAGCACCAAAAGTCATGGGAATTGTCTGAGCTTAAGTATGTCCACATATGTATTGACATCTTTTCCCTGAAGGGGTGAACACAGTGGTCATGGGTTCTCAACGTCGACCAAGTTATCTGTGGACACTGGAAATTAAGGTGTTAttcttcattaataattaaattgcTTTATGTCTCCAGAGTGCTGTACATGAACTCTGGGAACAGAAACTGTGGGTGGGGGATGGAGTAGGGGTATCTAGCAAGATCCATGTCTGTAGAACAGTAATGATGTTTCTTCCTTTCTTATGTAGATGAAGACCCTTCTGACTCTTTTGGTGCTCAAGAGCCCAGGTGGATGCAGGGAGAGAGAGCTTTCAGCCAACAGTCTCTGCTACAGATAAGACTTTCCTTTTTGTTGGAGTTGCTAAGAACCTTTATACACCCACCATttcataggaaaaaaaaaaatctttagatTGTACTggcttggcttttttttttttggcttctgAGCCATCAAgcgaattaaaaataaaaaaaaataaaaaaaagatcagagGTTCACAACGTGGTTTATAGCTTGGCCGTACAAGGGGTGTGACCTGAAAGCTATTTTGCTGTGCAGCACCTGTTCCTAGTGTGCTCCCATACAGAGTAAGCGAAAAATGCTTCAAAGAATATCAATCACTGCAAAAGCACAAAGAGGacagggggaagaaaaaaacaaaacaaaacaaaacaaaacaaaacaaaacaaaaaaaagcagttgagggttaagctTGACCTCAAGTAACAGAAAGATCCCAGCTATCTTCAACAGCTAGAATGAGCATGTATTCACCAGGAGACCGGCTCCGGAGCTTCACTTGGTCTAGGCCTATTTGTGCAGGTTAGTCTATGTAGAGGCTCAACGCAGGTGCTCAAGTAAAGGGAGTTCGGTAGCCTCCTCCCGTAAACTTGGAGGATCTGATGTAAGGGGTGTGGTCTCTGTGGGCACTGAAATAGCCACTGCATCCTGTGTTGGGCTGACCTCAGGGGGCGGGGCAGGTGGGACAGGCTGGAAAGCCTGGGAAACAGTCACATTAATAAATTAGTTTTACAAATCACCAGCAAGACTATAATTACAGCACCAACCAAACCAACTACAATTAACTTTAAAACCAAAACATAGAATTTTGAGCAActtttgaatttaaaataaatttaaagacAAGGAATAGTCAATGGaaatgcaaagtttttttttttttttttttttatactatatcgctgtggaaaaagaaaaaaaaaaaaaaaggtaaataagCAACCGTCTCCTCACCTGAGTGCGGATGCAGTGAGACAACCCTCCATCCCCTTCCACTGCCGCTGGCCCATTAAAGCCTTTCCTGCCAGACAAACTCCACTTGCTATAGAGGGCGTCATAGTGCAGGCCACTTCCATGCCCAAGCCCAATGCTAATGCCCCTCTGAGAGGCTCTGTGGCTGGCACTGTCCTGCAGGCTGCCTGGACAGAAACGCTCAGTGGGTGGCACAGCCACAGATGCACTGAAGGACAGCTGTGAGCTGGACAGGTGCTGACCCAGCAGGCCCTGGATGGAGGAAGTGCGCTGGAGAGAGTTTACCAAGCCTGCGTCCATCCGGCCCTCAGATTGGCTAAGCAGGGTCAAGGGAAGGGGCTGAGAATGGACAGGCCAGCTCGGTCCAACAGGATTGTCAGTTCCTGCAAACAGAGAGTCAGGAGTTccagtatttaaattaatttattttaatcttaaGAAACACTTAAGAAAGACATTGACTCAAATCTATAGGAGCATATCTGAAGGGATGTGATTTTTACAGTAGAATAGAGCATGTAAAGTCCTACCCATGGATGGCTGCACAGTGCTAATGTGGGACTGAGACACAGTGGGCGCTGTACTCTGGGGAGGAAATGCTGCAGGATTGTTACTGATGGAGGAAGATCCACCACCGCAGTCAGAGTCTTCGATATTCCCTCCACTGTTGCAGCCTGCACCACAGCCCTTCTGTAGCCTGCGGGAGAATACAACATGTTAAAAATAGAATAGCTGTGAAAGACAACAGAAGGTCCAGCTAGTTACAAGTGATGCATGCCGTCAGGAGCTTCTTACTGCATAGGGAAATTTAGATTGCAAATAAAGCACACTGTGTCAGTGAAAActaagaaagggaaaaaaaaattattttgaagtCAGTGAATAGTTTGTGACCTGTTCCAGCTACTGATGAACCAAGTGTAGATATTGTGGGGGCTTATGGGCCCTCCCCAGACGGACCGGAGCTGGCTGTGACCTCCAGCGTATGAGGTGGTGAGGGGGGAGACGTAGATGGGGTATCCGATAGGCTGATCACAGGACGAGTTGATCATGTTGCGCAGTGCCTGCTTGGCATTCTGGATGCTGCCACGCTCAGGGTTTCTGTTCCGCAGGAAGACCAGCTCCTGCTGCTGCCCAGCCCAGAGTCCACGAACACACTCTCTGTTCACCTGTAAAAGAAGAGAGATATGTGTAACGTCACAGAGTGCAACTGCAAGCAGTCTAGACTTTGAACAGCTGGGAATGTATACAAAGAAAAAAGCTGCACCATAAATGTGTTTAGGCCAAATTACACGTGAAGGAAAAGCTTTGGTAATGAACTTAATACAAATGTTTGCTCTCTGATACACATGAATGATTTATTTGATCTTTAGAGCACAATGAACAGAGCTAGTGTCTTTAttgaatttgatttaaaaaaaatgtagataAAGAACAAATAATAACCCTAACTGAATGCattgttgaataaataaatttttagaTTGATGAAAAAACTGCTGTGGGTGTTTAAGGCATGTAGAGTTTATTTGTGAATTACAGAGCTTGTGTTAATAACTAAAAGCTGACACCTTGACAGCTGAATCAACAAAGATTTGGCGCTCAAAGCAACTGGCATCTGGTGGCCaaactgtttattaaaaaaCCTTTTCAGATCTATAATCAATTATTAGTATTTGGTCATTTAcagcatggtttttttttttttttttttttaggactgAGTGGCACTAAATCGTTTCTGAAGAATGAGAAATGAAGATTTTTAAACGCTGTGCTAAAATTCCATCATCAGTCCAGTTGGACTGATGCTGCTTGTAGCGGGAGGGAGCACTTCCTACTGGTCAAGTTTCGTGTCTCAATGACTTGCAGTTGGATTCCACAGTACATTTAAGGGAAGAAAAAGCACagtaagaataataagaaaaattGTTGAAAAAACAACAGGGTATCAATTATTTGATCAATAATTACAGACAAATGATCTTTCTGGGAAATCCAACAAGCAATCCAATTCTGAGACTTGGATTGCAATCAtccaattgatttttttttgtggaacatTTCAATTTTGGCCACCTTTTtacaatgaattttttttttattcagctaAACATAATATTCTAATGATCtgggtggtaaaaaaaaaaacaaataagagCAGCATTTGCAGTAGTGAGTGCACCTTTATAACTCGGAAGCTGAGGAAGCGCTTGTTCAACATGATGATCTTGTACTCGTCGCTGCCATCATCCATGACATGACGCAGGGCCAGGAGTGAGGGCATGTTGGCCAGAATGGCACTGCGCCAAACCGGGTCTCCTTCGTGAGAGATCAGCATCTTCTCTTCATTAGCAGTGATGGCATCATATAGCACAGCTGGATCCTCATACTCATCCGGAGAGGTAAAGTGGTCCTAAACACACAGGTGGGGGTAACAGACTCACTCTTTCCGAAGTCTGATATAGAGCAATTGTCAAATGCAGGCCTATTTTTGTCTGAGCTATGAATACACAGCAGAGCTATCCCAGAAACCTGATTTTAGCTGAATGAAAGTGGAGGCTGGAGGTTTACCTGGTGCAGTTTGAGGGACATGCGCACACCAGGCGCTACCACACGGTTCAAAAGGTCCATGTCTGCAAACACCCACTCATCCCTTGGTGATGTGATCCGGAAATCGCCTTTAAACAAAGCGTGGAGGCCATAGAGGAATGGCTCCAGGCTACAAGAGTAGAAATTCAGAGTGGAATTCATTTCTCTTTTATAGGCCATTGGTAAAACACAACCTGAACTACTAAAAGTCGATCGTTACCTGGCAGACATGCTGTGGGATGCCGTGCCAAGAGCTCTGCGGCCGAGAATGCAAAGCCCAAAACAGAGCGTGACCAGAGGGGAGTCTCTTTCACTGTCCACAGGCtacaacacacaacagcaaGGTAGGCAGAGTGAATAAACCCTTTAAAACCATATGTCCTCACATACCAAATTTCCACCAGTGGTGTTAGTGGTGGGATCTAACATGCTTCTGCCACAAAAGAGTTAGTTCTTATCCTGTAAAACTTTACTCGTCTGGTACAACTCGTTGGATGCTGGCAGCCTCGAATCAAAAACATGGCTTAAGAGAGGTACAGTGAGTTTCAATGATttgttaaaaggaaaaaagcttAATTTCACTTAGCTAATGTTACGCCTTCTATATGAAAATAGAAGgtggattttattattaatcttgCAGCTgggaactactgtcagaactgctgttacagaaaatcagaattgagcattcaacagctctgtggtatattaaaatgaatcatcagtggaaaagatctgacattaGTGTATGGCCCTATTCTGAATAAGAGCAGTGCTGGGAGGAGTGACCTTATACTGACCTTCTGTCTGCGGCTGTTGCAGTACTGGATCCAGTCCAGATAGACCATGCAGTAGGCAGCTGGGGTGATGCCAGAGGCTCGGTGGTCGTAGTCTTCATCAATATTCAGGTTAAAGGTGGGGTCACTGTCAACGTAGGAAGCACTGAGACAGGGTTTTAATGCCTCCTGCACCGTCTCATTGGACAGCCACTcctccagtttgggtgagcggCTCACGTAGTAGATGATACTCTGCAGGAGAGACTCAAATTAGTATTTCAGACTCAGATTTGTGGTATGCTAAAAAACTGTCTTAGACCACCATATTtactaaaatctaaaataaataaataaataataaaaaaattctaataattTTGCAAAAGTGGACAGAAATCTCCTGTGAGTGGAATAATGTGAGCAATACCTTGACATAGTAGGTTATCAGAATCTTGCGCAGGTCAAACACCTGCAGCATGGAGGCAGCGTTGTTGTCGCTGATGCTGTAGCCTTCCAGGACATACTTGGTAGCAGCAACCTCCCAGGCGAGCCAGCGCTGGCCAAAGGCTGCGTTGAAGGACAACATGTGGGGTAGGTGGCCTGgctcacagcagcagcagccctCATCCTCCTCCACACCCTCAGTGATTGCCTCCACTTCTCGCTGCTGACAGTATGTACCTGTTTCATCACACACGCAAGGAAGAGATGGAAATGGGACCTTACTACTGAAGAGACTAATGAGTACACAATCAAGTAACATGTTTAAGGATTGTTAATGAAAAGATCAATAGTATttaataatagttaataataaacataattgtAATTATATAAAAGAATAATTAAAACATTCTACCAAATGCAGAATAAATATAGTGAAAGccatagatttaaaaaaaaaaaaatatcttgggAAAATGGTTTTGTAAATTCAACTTAATGTCAAATATGACCTTCATACGATTGAGATGTATAGCTCACCTCTGAACTCCAGGCCTCTGAGCTGGAAGGTGACAAGCCCATTCCCAATTTCGATAAGGTGCACGAGAGCGTTGAGGTAGTCTGATGCCAGGATGAAGCAGTCCCCCGTGCTGTAGGTGCCCCAGCGGCCCAGTAGCAAGTCTCCACACAGAGAATGCTGCAGTGAGCGCGTCAAGTGCTCATAAAAGATAGAGTTTAGGTTGTTGTCATCAGCACCTTTATGTGGCAGAGAAAGGAAGTCAGTGAAGAGGTAGGAAAGGAATTACAAATGCTGACACAAAAACCCTTATGGCAACACTTACCAGGGTTACGGTCAAGCTGAGTGGCCAGGCGTGTATTAGAGTGATCTACCCTTTTTGTGCTGCATAGGGACACGATGAAGGTCAAAAGGGGAAGTGGTAGggtaaaataatacaaataccaaaaaaaatattttgtcacaAAAAGTAAGCACTTACTTGTAGTCCCGCTCCCAAAACTTGACAGGGCGGGTGTAGGAAGTGACAAAGACAGCGCTGCCCAACACAGGATTGAGGGGAGTGGAGAAGAGAGCAGAGAACACAGCCTGCACAAACAACATGGCCGAGTCTGACAGCACAGCAGCCGTTAAGGAAAACAACTTACTACCAACTATAATACAGCAAAATAATTCACTCATCAATACAATAACATTCTACTTGCAACAGTTTTAGAGTATAATGCATAAATCATGACATGACTGAGAAGACAAATTATTAGAAAGGTCAGGCTTCCTGCCACGACACACAAATTAATATATCATACACATACGGACTGGCTTTGCTTCCTTCAATTTTTCTTCGAATACTAGTCCTATATTCTgttttttagttacatttttgtCTTGCATCATTTCACATCATTCTACCTGATGGTGCAGCTCAGTGTAAAAAATCTGGAGGATGTTTTCTGAGACCGACTTTAAAACACAAGAAACATGATGGACTAATGTTAACCTAGCTACTTTTTACATTCTAATAAGACTTGTATACTTTCCGTTATGGTAACACTGACATGAAGTGGCATTCCTTGCATGCACAGACATATTGTTCGACTTACATACCAAGATTAAGGCACATATAAATGGTTAACTCATAATCTACAAAATAAAGGCACTCTGTTTGAAGAAATTCTATGTAATAATTAACCCATAACCAAATTCAGCACTTAATTGTTAACAGCATTAATAACAGTGGAGGATACGGGGCACGGCAAACGGCTGGGCGAAGGCATGAAACGCAGAGCCCCAAGTAATCTGCCATGGAGCGATGTAGGTCAGCACAAACCGCAGCTTATACAGTAGGTCCCACAGCTGCACAAACACAGATTATTAGGTAAATAAAGCACAGTAAAACACTAAATATATTCTAATGGTACAAAagggagacaaaaaaaagcctCCGCTAATGCTACTAAATGCTACAACGATGATAAAGTAAGTATCTGAGTGGAGGGTGGATGACATCAAACCTTGCTAAAGAGGATGGACGTGAAGTAATAGTCGAGCAGGAAGGTTTCAGAGAAGCGTGGATAGTCGAACTGGAAGAAAAGGGCGGTGAAGCAGAGAGTGACGTATTGTTGAGAGGGTGTGCAGAAAGAGGAGCGAAGCAGCTTCATTCCAGCCATGGAGATGAACAGAGCTCGGCCACTGGGCAAATAAGAACATCGTTAACACTCATTACCAATCAAAGTCCGAGCATGAATAAAATGCTGACTGCTTAGCCTGCAAATCATTTCAACTCGCAGTATCTAGGTATCTTTAGGCATTAGGAATTTCAATTGACTGTTTTAAGAACTTTTAAATGCCATCATTAAACACTGAAGACAATTTATACAACTTAGAGCTAcacaaatgcttaaaaaaaaccccaaaaacaacaagtaGTTATTGGTTTAAGTCCACCTTGTCAACTCATTATCATTGGGAAGTGTGACTGCAGGATTTCCACATAAAGCAACGGTCACGCTAGGCTTTAAGTATGCGTATTTTTGTCGGACGCCACTGCAAATATGGGCGGGaacaggatatgacatcatGTCAAAACTCTCcaagttgtttttataatatttcaaAGCTGTATTGTAAAGTACAGGATAGCTTGATATTGTTAAAATGAGcgtttccatttttaaattattatttttttttactaaaaaggTCATACAGTGACATCGCAATCATCTATTGGTCACAAGTCTTTACGTGATACGATTATGCAGGTCAGAGTTAATTAGAAACCAAATAAAAGCCTAAAGCCAAATCTAAAGCCTAGCGTGACCATACCTTAAGACACATTTTGAAGTTAACATTTAGATTATTACTTTTGTTCAAAGCTTGTTATTTAGCTGCCTTCTGTATCTGTATATTTAGGTGTAATGATGAAGAGTGTGCAGCTCCTttgaatatataaaattcacaaatACGGATATGTTCATTAACATCacattaaataaagttaaaattgTCATCAGATATGAACAAAAGAGCAAAGGCTGATTCATCCATGTAAATCATGAACACTGATAAAAACCAGTCTGCAGTTGGAAAAATAGTTAACGTGTTAGTGTGTAACAAGTCTTATCTAATGGAATCATGACCAAATTATATTTTTAGTGGAGCTTAAAGAGGACTACAGCAGCTTTCTCTTGTATGATATCAGGCTCTTTGTTCATGTCAGAATTTAAAGGGTGAGAATTATAAgggttaataaaaaacaatagtaTTATACAAACGTGTTCTCATTTCCAACACATCATTtgctaaaattaaaaatacttaaaaccTCTGTCTCACACTCATGCTAGTTAAGGCCTTAATTTCCACAAGATTTTAACATTTCTCATTATTTAATGACCTGCATATAACCTGTAGAACTGAGATTCTTAAGTCAGCAATGagtattatgtatgtatgtatgtatgtatgtatgagaaTGAACTTACTAAGTGCCAGGCTTGTCAGGGTTCTGGCTTATGGTGTGGGCCTCTGTGGTCAGGGAGTTGAGCACAACTGCAGGGTAAATGAAGTACTTCTCTACACACTGGAGCCAGGCATAGAGCTTCTCAAACCACATGAGGTGCGCTGCATCTGTAACACACAGGAACATAAAACATGTTGTTGCCTTTCAGAGACAACTTGTCTCGAGTGTgtgttatatacatatacatatacatacatatacacatatatacacacacatatatacacacacacacacatatatatatatatatatatatatatatatatatatatatatatatatatatatatatatatatatatatacacacacgagagagagtgtgcgaaTACTCACCCCGAACCTCAAATTGGCTGTACTCGCGAGAACGTAGCACTGGGTGGGCCAGGCAGAACCAGGGCAGCTGTTTGCGAAACTGAGGCAGTAAGTAGTGAGTGAGGAAGCCCACCACGCCAGCCAGAATATACAGAACAAAACTGAGAGCAGGctgaaagagaaatagagagaactCAGGGAACAACCACCAGGCATATATGATTAAACAGTAAACCCTaccctattttaaaaaataaatctgtgtcaCTTAAGATGATGGACTTTTACATAGGTCCTAAGTCAAatatctctttaaaaaaaaaacaaaaaaaacaaaaacacacattactGTGGGCACACAAATTAAAATCAAATCTGAACCATTACATTAGGATTCAGCAATAATACACCCCACTTAACTAactattatcattttatttttccactatATGATACATTCCCAGCATAAGTAAGGCCTTACTAGAGCTAACAAACCTGCAGAGCAATAAAGACAGTACTGGCACTTATGGCAAAGCTGATAATGGCCATGAGGGGACACATGACCAGGTCAGAGTGTAAAATCTCCTTCTATAACAGAGAAAGAAGCAGTGTGAGAATAAGAAAACAGACTTTCACAACCAATgaccactttttatttttataatttttccAGCAGTTATAAGTGAAGGTACTGAATGTCCTGAATACCACAGAGTTGCGCAATTTCTCTGGCAGTGGGTCCTTGATCTCCAGAGGAGGCTCCTCAGGAGTCCTGCTTTCCAACTCTGGAAAGAATTTGGAACGGACCAAAGACCTGCCACGCCACggggaaaataaaatattaaaatgaagttAACATCAGCCTCAACACAGACACCAGCAAACATAGGTGTCTGAATGAGTGGAGCATTCAAATGATCTTCAAGCTGATACTGACCACAGCACAGTGGGATCACTGCTTTGTCTGCTTAAGTGGTATGATAAGGCAAGGAGGAGGCCACAGAATACAGAGAAGAGCACTGGAACATGAGCCTCACCCCATGGGGCCTatgtacaatacaatacaataaaatgtgcATCATGACATGATAAAATCAGCTTCTGTAGGACTCTTTGTAGCTCAAAATAGCTCACTTACATTGATAGCACCAAGGCAAAAGCCATATACCAGAGCTGCTACTAACACACTGCGTAACAGACTGTAGAGTGAGGACAGGGGGCTTGTAGTGGCTAAAACACAAAGACAGATTAGACGGTGGACTAAAAAGGAGTACAGtccatgtatgtgtgtattgattTCTTACCAGTTCCACCAAACATGTGCATGTCAACCTGCTCCAGCAAACACATGAGAAATGTGTTGACTTGAGGTAGAAGTCCAAAGAGGAAGATGACTGGAAAACACAGAGTGAAAactgcaaagaaaacaaaaaaaataggaagAGAGCAATGTGATCATTCTTCCCGTGATGAGATTTTGACATttactactatatatatagttctgaaaactacagccatgaatgtttctttttaatacatCAACAAGTAGcagcattttaaacacaaaacagcttccTATTCACAATAAACTATATACTATTATTAAATTACATATAATAGTGTTGCAGAACTAACTGTGCAATGGAAAACCGATAATTATAAACAACTGTTAATCATTTTGAATGTATAACTACTAAGAAGATCTTGTATAATCTTACGTACTTTTGAATGTAAGCATGAAAAcctaattatgaaaaaaatatgaaaaatacagTTTGTCACAAATAATTAGCATTTTATTCAGGTGactaaaacaagaaaacaaacattcaaataaGCATATATGTAAAATGAATATGGAAATATTGTGAAAATTCCAATAGCATTTGAACAGTAAACCCAAACACCCCACTAATGTGGACGGAGGATGTGGAAATGAGTATGAGTGACAAACCTATGAGCATGTCTCTGGCACACAGCAGGAAATGCGCAGAGAAGAAGGTTACTccatagagagagaaaggctgAAGGTTGCTGGAACGGCCAACAAGATCAAAGACCCAGATCAGCACACAGCACAAGCAGAAATACACCGGCCGGCTGTACACGATGATCCAGTTATGGCCCTGTGCAAGGACATCATACAGCATTTACTGAGAATAATCTTCCCACAGGTAGCTGAAACAGCTCTCTGAAGCAGtgagcaaaataaacaaataaacaaataaaaaaataaataaaatccagtgGGGTCGTGTGTACTCACATGCATCGGGGAGGCTGCGTCAGGTTGCACGCTCttgaaaaagacaaagaagaatTAGTAAAAACGTACAAATCAATGTACAAACTATAAAACTGCACACTCAAAGTGTATTAGCATGCGATTTGCTGTGTCTCAGCTCACCTTCAATAAGGAGTACTGGCAGCTGGCGATGACGAGGCAGAACTGGAAGACCCAAATGTCCCTGAAGAAGCCATGCAACAGCAGCAAGAAGCCAAGAAAAGCCACCAGGCTGGCCAACACCACCGCAAACACATTCTCGCCAACCCGCCGATTCCTGCAGCGCAGATAGCCAAAGTAAACATACAGAAATACTGCACCCTAAAAACCTTTTCAATGAATAATAtgatatcaaaaaaaaaaaacaacaacaacaaacccacACTAAATGACTAACAATAATGCTATCATTCATGCAATATTAGCTTCCACAACTTCATATGTAATTATAGTTGGATAAAAATTATGACTGGCCATACTTTAAttactaaaaaaattaatcacaggcaaattgctgaggtataagactaaagcacttcaggacatgctgttatctGAAAATAGTCAACTTCATTATGGTAACACATTGCACTaccacacactgattactttcctataacagcccaTATAGTGCtgtattccttacttaaatatattaaagtttAATGTTCTTTTCCAAAGAATATGCCAAAGAACTGAGTAGAACATGCCCAAACAtttcaattttaaatatttcacacataagcccataaaataaatatgatcaaCCTGgtaaaataaactttaaatatatttcagtacACTCCACAGGCTGATATCTTCTAAACACCGACCCTTGcattgtatgtatttataagATATACTCATGTATACTTATGTACTTGTGGTATGTGATGCCAGCTGGGGAGAAAATATGCTTTCTCAAGATCTGACCAATATTTAAGAAATAGTATGCATTCTCTACTTTTCCATGACCATATAATGAATGTGGTTTCCATGGATGAATGAAAGCATTGACAGAATTATTACTATAAATAGACTATACATGATCAAGTCAATAAAAATGTGACGCTGTATAAATGTCACTCACCTATCCAGTAAGGCCAGAAGAGCCAGCCGGTCATAGCGCACTCTAAGCCACTTTCCTGGCAGCACCCAGAACTTGTAGTACTGTTTCGGTTTGGCTTTCTCCTCTATCATCAGTGTGTTCTCCTGAGATTCCTGCAGGGACTCATGATCCAGGTCAAACTACGgagtgagagaaaaaacaagaaGGACCGATTTAAAACATGGTGGATAATCCAAATCATCAAGGTGCTTGTGAGAAAACATCAAAGGTTGAGGCTCACCTCAGGCATCTCCAAGGGCACCCTGCGCACCTGCATGCCCTGGAGGACCACAGGTCTAGGCTGCAGCACGGACAATGTTGGAGCCACGTCCTGCACTTCAGTGGAGGTAAAGCTGGAGGACTGGGACTGTCTTTCACGCTCcctggaaaaaacacacagagtttAAACTTTGAACTAAGTGACCACAGGCTAAGGTTTGGACAGGTAAGAAAGGCCATTTGATTGACACTTACTGCACTGGGTCCTCATACCCTCCTCCTGCAGGTCCAAACGTGTATGATCTTTTTATACCTGGGGAATAATGAATTGTTTATGAAAAAGTGGCTCTCTCACACTAAAGTACACCGGAATGTGTAGTTTTCAAAATAATATGCATTGAATAATTAGCTgttatgaaagaaataaaatacctAGCAACATCTCCCCACTGTTATCCGCAAATGCAAGGATCTATAAATATGCATGACTATGCAAATGAATCTCCATTTTTCATGACATACCAAT from Ictalurus furcatus strain D&B chromosome 18, Billie_1.0, whole genome shotgun sequence carries:
- the pcnx1 gene encoding pecanex-like protein 3 translates to MGSQALQILRQGVWASLTGGWYVDPHQSTFSNCFHLYLWIFLLAFPFLLYMALPPTVVVAGAYCAVVAVFFTAIKVVNFRLHAMFDLGEIVEKRQASLTTDLQRVEEGDDGSGAHDSSQHRGSGVGVEMTVFRKVNSTPPVRCSSQHSLFGLNQVSEFLPQLEDPGGSKDLKELMQEQDGDGLNSTHRDVLQHNSQDAIRASGVVQSCLAAAIAGDFPRLMGVGGVRSVGFGSLPLPDCPSIPPSPSSQEDGEEKDPAVACSNVLEQQAQRRPEEPAMGGYSPLGPSAESESLGDAPLSPLIKSSLSEELSENLLGLGLDPVTFGPGAEQPCSHSGVALTAGSTDSCVATDRETLSTVSSYRSEKTDSTQLESPSLGQQHKSFPMPSSAVLVKGSCQQPEDPAFLGGSDTDDLSDSELLRSPSKELHPGQGLDRTLVEGEDASGQLPSLQDSSPSSSSGPSDACDQARAIPMPPVPPPRQAGSVPSGLVCSEPALAVTSAPYLLVEPLSLQVQQQQVVRPKDLKLLRAGGSVAQRPGRRKAPRKRGAAGSSSFDCGSYRRRHHGRSQRRDYVPVRSRLGAKAYSGSLFEDSSDEDDGSDASAASSLGSQRRFSSDDEDEDDSSSSTSCYSPDPGVASQPVPVPQLPSPNEGKEPAAAGPSHTRSAQRSASTASAKTHARVLSMDGAGGGHTSTGTLASTILPLAAASTPAQRPLTMSKSDLEARTGHAEVFPRAHRLDSLGGSWAGNQTGWRAGELLEEGAVGGALASEEGSKRDSVSSVKRTQAIRRRHNAGSNPTPPPSTMGSPPSLQDLQRTRASSHSRARALPTALQFASSLLLPRSGVHEASTFDDTSEGAVHYFYDESGIKRSYTFGPAGGGYEDPVQERERQSQSSSFTSTEVQDVAPTLSVLQPRPVVLQGMQVRRVPLEMPEFDLDHESLQESQENTLMIEEKAKPKQYYKFWVLPGKWLRVRYDRLALLALLDRNRRVGENVFAVVLASLVAFLGFLLLLHGFFRDIWVFQFCLVIASCQYSLLKSVQPDAASPMHGHNWIIVYSRPVYFCLCCVLIWVFDLVGRSSNLQPFSLYGVTFFSAHFLLCARDMLIVFTLCFPVIFLFGLLPQVNTFLMCLLEQVDMHMFGGTATTSPLSSLYSLLRSVLVAALVYGFCLGAINAPWGEAHVPVLFSVFCGLLLALSYHLSRQSSDPTVLWSLVRSKFFPELESRTPEEPPLEIKDPLPEKLRNSVKEILHSDLVMCPLMAIISFAISASTVFIALQPALSFVLYILAGVVGFLTHYLLPQFRKQLPWFCLAHPVLRSREYSQFEVRDAAHLMWFEKLYAWLQCVEKYFIYPAVVLNSLTTEAHTISQNPDKPGTYGRALFISMAGMKLLRSSFCTPSQQYVTLCFTALFFQFDYPRFSETFLLDYYFTSILFSKLWDLLYKLRFVLTYIAPWQITWGSAFHAFAQPFAVPHSAMLFVQAVFSALFSTPLNPVLGSAVFVTSYTRPVKFWERDYNTKRVDHSNTRLATQLDRNPGADDNNLNSIFYEHLTRSLQHSLCGDLLLGRWGTYSTGDCFILASDYLNALVHLIEIGNGLVTFQLRGLEFRGTYCQQREVEAITEGVEEDEGCCCCEPGHLPHMLSFNAAFGQRWLAWEVAATKYVLEGYSISDNNAASMLQVFDLRKILITYYVKSIIYYVSRSPKLEEWLSNETVQEALKPCLSASYVDSDPTFNLNIDEDYDHRASGITPAAYCMVYLDWIQYCNSRRQKPVDSERDSPLVTLCFGLCILGRRALGTASHSMSASLEPFLYGLHALFKGDFRITSPRDEWVFADMDLLNRVVAPGVRMSLKLHQDHFTSPDEYEDPAVLYDAITANEEKMLISHEGDPVWRSAILANMPSLLALRHVMDDGSDEYKIIMLNKRFLSFRVIKVNRECVRGLWAGQQQELVFLRNRNPERGSIQNAKQALRNMINSSCDQPIGYPIYVSPLTTSYAGGHSQLRSVWGGPISPHNIYTWFISSWNRLQKGCGAGCNSGGNIEDSDCGGGSSSISNNPAAFPPQSTAPTVSQSHISTVQPSMGTDNPVGPSWPVHSQPLPLTLLSQSEGRMDAGLVNSLQRTSSIQGLLGQHLSSSQLSFSASVAVPPTERFCPGSLQDSASHRASQRGISIGLGHGSGLHYDALYSKWSLSGRKGFNGPAAVEGDGGLSHCIRTQAFQPVPPAPPPEVSPTQDAVAISVPTETTPLTSDPPSLREEATELPLLEHLR